DNA sequence from the Daphnia pulex isolate KAP4 chromosome 8, ASM2113471v1 genome:
AGCCGAAAGAGGAGGGGACTTTCGATTGACTGCAATGGACGCTCTCTGAATTGTCGTAGATTATTCGTGACTCAGTCGCCGAGGAATGCGGCGTTACACAGCTCCAggtgaaaaaatgtttggcaTCCGGCGCCACCTCTGCCTCTCCTGGTGCATCGCAGGGCAGGCAGGCAGTATTACAGCAGTAGCCCCCCGCGCTGGCATGCTGGAATTGGCGTCGCGAGAATTACCTTAAAAGGCGttggaaggagaaaagaattccCCCCGTAGCAAGTCATACtcgcaaattaaaattacacgcgagaggaggaggggggggggggagccaCAAAGTAATAGTTATACTAGATTGTTCTAAATTGAACATTTTGAGAATTCACAACTTATATACGGATGTGACATTATCATCAATTCCAAGTCCTTTTTTAATCAGCCCACTTTTGGAAATTATAAAACtgtcaaatgaaaatcaacTGTATCATATCGCTGTTTGGTGATGAGCCGATAACAAACTAATTTGACTAATACGTCGGTTTCTATTCCATCTTCCTTGCTCATACTACTACACATAGTCTCAATTAAAACTTAATAGTAATTGAACGAACCCTGCAAGATGGAACCACATCAAATTTGTGTGATGAAACAAACGTGCAAGTAATGAATATAGTGTGCGGACAGTTGGGACTTTGCACGCAAaaagctgaagaaaaaaacgagaaaaataaataaaaataaattccatcGAGGAATCTCAGGCAACCTTGGGTTACAGACCGTTACGCCTTCTGAATGCATGCGTTTGCAACAAGCTGATGGCGCCAAGATCTCGAATGGCCTTGACGAAAAGTTACGGAGGATATAGGAATCAGCATGtatgaaaaagaacaaaccaTGTGGTTGGAATGCTAGAAACACTCGGCGAGAATGCCAGGAATGTCTACTATCTCAACGGTGAGCAATGACTATCTTGGGTATCAGCGTCATTTCGATTTTTCGCTCGTCgactttctttcctttttgttccGTCAGATAACCCTAAATGGTTATATTCGACATCCTAATCACCGCACCATTTTCTCACACACAGCTAATAAGAAATCCTGCATAATAagagtgaaagaagaaaaccaaacctGATATCAAAACTATACCAACTCGattcaacaaaaatatattgataagAGTTGAGTGACAGTTAGAACAGCAGTACACAGGTGTGTGCAATGAGAGTATTGATCATTACCAAGTAATGCGATAACCCGAATAATACGCAGTTGCTCAAATGACAGGGAAGAAGAgacaattttgaataaatcgaGACATCCAACcagatttttcaacaaaatacaTGTATTTACACGCACACGAACGACACTGTACATTCACGAAAATTTTCGCTTTTCAGAaacatcttgtttttttttgtttgttttcaagcCCATTTCGATGACGACGGTGCTGCAGCTTACACAAAACGAATCGGAGATAGATTAGGGGGAGGTGTGGGGTTGGGGGGtgggagaaattttttttttactgcggaaaaaaagcaaaatttttcttggagCCAAATTATCACACTCAGCCTTGTTGTCGAGGCTGTACTTTACAAGAGGCTCCAGCATTTCGCACGGAGGGGGGTTTCTTTCCAAATTAAAATGGAACATTTCATCAAGTCTCAACTCGATTGCCGACAAACAAATGAGGACCAATTGACGCGTTGGTCGGTTAAACTTGACACCAGCGTGGTCGCACTGAGAACCAGCTGGCAAGCCGACATGCTTCCACGGAAAGCAATGAAAAGTGGctgcaaaaaaacaagataaattcacggccaaaaaagaaaatgacgaaatcCCTACTGGcttacacacacgcacgcacacacCATCCGATGCCAATGAGGTGAGAGACAAACTTTGCTGGTTGATCCGCCACCGAAAAggccctgttttttttttgttgctttctcATCGAACCTGCACGAACTTGGCTTTACAAGTCGGATCGTGATCGGTTGCCCTTTAAATAAACGAACATTTacgcgagagagaaaaaaaaatggagcaCGTTACTGTTAGAATGAGAAATGTACACATGACGCTTTCTACATAAGCGAACTCTCATAGAGAATACGGATAAGTAACTGAAGACTATCCCtgagtaaaaaatgaataataaacattGGCGATGTGAACAATCTACAatgacacaaagaaaaaagaaatgggatgAGAGAAACAGGATTGAATTTTCCGCCAGGATCAGATGCAAGTCACGTGACTTCCATAGCAAACGTAGAGTCGATCAAGAGAAAATCAACCAccgtttgattattttggTCCTTGTCTTCAGCAGTGTGTAAATCGCCCAAGCACGGGTTGACCATGGAACTGTtgatgcaataaaaaaaattattaaataaaaataaggattTAAATTTACGAAAAATCGTCTAATATTCACCAATCGTTGTTAGGCAGGGTAGCACTCTTGGGAATTTTCCAGAACGGTGAATCGGTCGCAGTCGAAGGTGATCCCACTCCGTTCATGTGAAGCGAAGTGTACGATTTCTGGCCGTTCACTTCCTGCGGACTGGTATCGTTTGCGGCATCCTCTGGCTCGACGGAATCGAAATAATTCCACCAGTCCAGATCCATTTTGCCAACCGAAGGTGTCGTCGAATCGCCAATGacgttgaaatttgaattggtAACACACGGCGGACTGTATTCAATTGGCGGCACCCTGAAGCCATCAAGACCCGCatcgaaaaacaaactgtCGAGAGTCTGAGAATCGACACTTTGGTAATGATCGATGTTGTCATCCGCACTGACATCAACAGAACCAACAGCATTGCTACTGGGGGGTTCGACACAATTCGACTCCATCTGTTGCTCAGCAGGTGAACTTGGTCTAAAATGTCTCCAATTGGTTCGAATGTCTTCCTTCAAGTCTTCAGAAGCAGTTGGAGGACTGGGCATATCGCCGACACTACCCCAAGCAGCTTCCAACGGGGAATAAGTTCGATCAAGAACCACTctagaaacaaatgaatgttAATAATTAGGTTCCAACTCTTCAAATGAAACATCACAGGTAAAAGTACGAACCTTCCTCCACGTCCCATTCGCCTTCGAGTTAACCCTATGCAACGAGGCTGAGGTGTCGCGAGCGAAGTTAAACAAAAGCGGAATCGCTTGTCAGCCAAACCACCGTCTTCTGGGCCGTAGCATGGATACGGACTCGACACTTGGGTAGGCTACATTAACACagacagaaaacaaaattttaaaatttgggaATTCAACCAATGgacattgaaacaaaattatgcCAAACTTACAGCCAAGTAATTGCAATGTAGTTTCCGCCGAAATGTAAACGGGCCTTGTTTCTCAATATCAGATTCTGCTTCGTCGGCATCACTGTGAGAGGCGACGACGGCGCTCTCTACTTCATCTTCCGAACTGGCAGAAGGTCCATCACTGAAACAACTCATTCCACGAGTGGACGACGCAACCGATGCTGATATTGTTGACGCTGTTGGTGCGGGAACTCCGACTGATGCTAGTCCCCCACGAGTCGTCGAAGTCTTGTGCCGTCGTTTCCGGTAGTTTCGGCGTTCTTTTCGAATAAGCAGCTCATCcttaaaaatgtataaaactGATTTAGTTGTTATCCacgaaatatttgttttctacaACTCCTCACTTTGTAAGATCGTCCTCTGTTACTCTGTATAGACGGAAGGTTTCCAGTCAAAGGAGGAATGGCGTTGGCCCAAACGTTGGAGCTCTGGATGGTCGACAATGGCGCCGAGTTGGGACGAGGCTGCTGCTTAACTTGGGAGGTTAATTCATTGATGACATGTCCAGAGTAATCAGAGAGCTGATATCGTTTCTCGTACACTTCGATTCCGAAGTGGACTACTTCTCGCTTGAACTTTTCGCGTTTCTTAATCATATCCAAAAGGGACAACGCACGACTCAGGTCTCTCCtcaacttcaacattttttcgtaGGAAGCCTCATCATTTTTCCGATGTTTACGGGTTTGCATCTTTTCGGTTCGGCGCCTAAAGGCGATATACGGATTGCCACTGGAACCGGTTCCACCGAATTTTTCCGTCTTCACTTGTGGAATCAACGGATTGAGCTAAACGGTCAGGTGAAATATagacaaatatttaataaaatggCATTCTCAAGAAAAGTAGACAAAGAGAGAAACTTGCCATCTTTAGACGTTTGTTTAGCCAATAATCGTACACTGCAATTATGTAATCATTATCTTGTTTCAATAATGATTTTGCCTCATTGAGGGTAACTACAGTTTGACCAgagtttttttccaatctaTCCATCATTTCTTCAAACTGTAAATGGAACATCAAATTAGggtcagataaaaaaaaattaatggatatatttgtttattttctggtCTTCATCATACCTGTAAAGGAGTAATGTCCAATTTTCCTGCTTGAGAATTAATCCACTTTTCGTCATCTGAATCCATGTCGTAGTCTGGAATGTCTTGTTCCATTGTAAATGCTGTCAGAAATGTAAACATTAGCATCATTATCAGGAAAATATGATCAGTTAGGATGGTGTACATACGTTGCATATGAATAAGATTTCTTGGCACTTTCCATTCTCCTGGATAACATCTACTGTAGCAGCCTGCTTCATCAACTTGGAACACTTCTGGAGTGGGAATTATCAAGCCAGTGACAATGGCACGTTGCAGATGATGTTCCTGTGACAAAACATAAATTAGAGGTGTGCTACTTATTCACTGTTTACATACAGGTTAACATGAAGACTAAAgcaaaagtaaacaaaagttTCCAACACATTCGATTTCCCAACCaggaatattttaaataattagtggtttcgaatttcaaaaatcGGTTCAGTTGAAATTGGCGCCAAACCTATGGAAGCATCCAATATGGCGGCAGTTCCGTTTTCCGCCATCtttcctgaaatttttttcgattacGCCAATTGCAATAATTaccgtttcttcttccttttccatgCCAGTTGGCATTTGAGGGACTGCACGATTGATAATCGTAAAATCCGGTAAATCTGGCAGTTCATGGGCCATGAAAACGGCCATAGGCTTGGCGGCATCCAAAGCCCTGGCACGAAACGATAACTTCGTCGTGCTCATCTTGAAGAGCCCGGTAGTCTGCTGAGCCGatcaagaaatttgttgaaattctaGCCCGACGTAGGGCTAAGAGGGTCCTACCCCGCACTAATTAACACAGCATCTTATCTAACACATAGCCATATTGTTGTTTCTTGTCGAAGCACTCTCCAAAGAGGAAATAATCACACAGTTTCTTCCAGCAATCTGCTGTTAAGTTTTGCTCGTGCCAAGATGGCGGACAAGCGGTGGGgtaaaaacgaaacgaaaaacgaACGACGCAGAAGACAATCTTTAGCCCCGCCCTTCGCTACTGAAACGTCACTGGACTACACTACGAAAATTGACCACGCAACTAGCACTGAATCCAAACTGTTATagttctttcgtttcttttgttgatgCTATTTAAAATCATATAAGCAATTGGAATTTGTTAAAATGagatttcttctttgggtGAAATAATTATCCATTAGACATACAAAACATTTGTAGACAAATGCGCCGAAGTCTGGTACGTGGCGCCATCTCTCTTCACAAAAGCAGAATAAAATTCATTGTGCCGGTCAGCAATTTCCCACCAGTTTCCCGCAGtgtatttttctgtttctttttttattcttaactTCTTGTACATCATAATATTATAATATTTGTACATTCATCTCTCCATGCTATCACAAATATcttaatataattttattggttataaaatattctttgatctgaaatatttaattacccGATTCATCGCGCAAATTTCCCTGTTAACTgatctgtttttaaaaaactaatcgCGCATTTTGgcccaaaaattaaattcagatTTTATTCAGCTGAAGTGAATTAAATTCACGCAAATGGGTTTTGTTAAATTCAATTTAGGTAAAATACAATTCACCTCGAATTCagctttattaattttttaatttgtctttttattctgTCTGATTTTTGCTTACaacgttgaaaaataaaaaagggaggtGCCAAAACTATAGGTGAATAGTGAATTAAGGCATTGGCATTGAGAGATGGTTTCCACTTTCCAGTCTCCACGTTGAACcataagggggggggggggctccgCTCATTTTACTAAAAGCATTATTAAACTAATCCTTCTGAAACAAGTTGGTGCGACACGATCCGGCTTCGCAAGTGGAGACGAGTTCCTTTGTTGGAGAGCTTGCAAAGGCCCTTCGTGTGTGCATACAAGTATCTCAAAGTGAAGTGTTTGAGGGCGAAAGCAAGGCCCTCCTTGACGGAAGCCAGATTCCTCGAGATTCAGTACTACGGCATATTGGCCCGCACATCAATCCAGAATGTGGCTTAATAATGAAATTGGACGGAAGGTTAGAGCACGCCGAACTCCCGGCGTGTACTCGTAAACTGATTATAATGTCACTAGAACACCCGCTGACCAAGTAAATCATAGAAGATTGTCACCAAATAGTGTGGCACTCTGGCGTTGAGCATATATTGAGCATCTTGCGCAAACAATATTATCTCCCACAAGGCCGCAGAGCCATCCGTAGGACACGAAGAAAAAGTGCAAACGCTTACATTCGCTGCCCAAAGCAACGAAAATGGAACCGAAGAAGGGCCTTTCTGCGTGTGTTTACAAATGTCGgtctcgatttttttttaccattccAAGTTGTAGTTGGAAGGAGATCATTCAAAATATATGGCATTCTTCTCACTAGCCTTTCTTCTCTTATGGTGCACCTGGAGGTTCTTGACTCAATGGATGCTAATTCCTTCATCATGGCCTTTCGCCGGTTCATTTCCCTCCGCGGCAGTCCAGCTTTCGTATATTCAGATAACGGAACGAATATAAAGACAGGCGGCAAGGAGCTCGCTgaaggaattaaaaatttaaactctATTCGCGTCTCAGGAGAAATGGTGGACCGCGGAATTGAATACCAATACTCGCTACCAACCGGCTCGCACTACGACTGAGTTTAGGAGTGGCTAATTGGCTCCAGAAAGGCAGCATTGCGTGCCATTCTCGAGACCCACTCAGTCAATGATGAAGTATTGCGAACCGTGTTTTCCAAATTGGCGTCGCTCTGAAACAGCCGACCCCTCACCCATGTTCAAACGGACCCAAATGAACCCGAGCCGCTGACCCCGAATCATTTTATGCTTGGTGGACCGCATCTTCATCGCGCACCTGATCGAGAATAAGCATTTGACGGACTAACTAGGTGTCACTGGAAGCAGGTCAAGTTTATCTTCGACCAATTCTGGCGACGATGGATGAGAGAGTATCTTCCCAGTCTCATCGAGCacaagaaatatgaaaaatcagTTCGTCCTCATTTGGTTGTCGAAAAGGTCCTAATAATGGACGAGAATAACAAGCGGGAGAGTGATTAATGGGCTCGATTGTGGCTGTCCATCCGAGTGACGACAGAGTCGTACACAAAGTGACAGTTAAAACGGCCCATTCTGTGTTAATCCGACCCACCGCTAAACTCTGTTATATTTCAGATCAGCGTCCGGAGTAATCGCGTTATCGGCTTTCAGCTGGTCGGAAATGTGGCACACAAGTTCcaaaaaggatagaaaaacCAGGCAACGGTGAAAGCAGACCAAAAGTAGCGACAACGGAAATAAGAAGAACGGGTGTCAAGATTGTTAGTTACGAGATCCTATATAAAAAAACCGCTTTTGACCAATAAAACATCGGTTTACAGAATTTCATAAGTGTTTCTCCGAGTGTTCATTTAAGTATTCGTGGATTATCACGAATGATACCAGTAAGGATCCAGCCCAACCTCTCGCATCGTAATTGGGCTTGCTAACCAATacacaattagtttttttcaatagtGAACAGATTCTGGCATATTTATAttcttcattattttcattggatttgtaaatattttacttATGTACTCATGCTTGAAGCATAAGTAATGTACTCTATATTGATAATAGATTTCCACGGATATATAACATTAAGCCATTACGACATTTTTTCGGCTGCTTCAAAATTAAGTTAAAGTGTGTGAATAAAAATGTACACAGTCGTTTTAAGCCTAGGCTACAATGTAGCTTTTTGTATAAAATGGTACAATTTaatgttttcgttttattactttctcattttgttattctttaCATCCTGTATACTGCACCAGTTTGCGACATTGCCAATCAACATGACGTCCCGGTTCATTTCTATGCAGATGATACCCAACACATGGTTCGCTTTGTGCTGAACTCTGAAGGCTCCTCTCAGAAAGTTGCTTTTGCTGCGTTATCACGGTGCATTGCTGAGACAAAGGAATGGATGACGACAAACAAACTGAAGCTGAACGAAGCAAAGACAGACTGTCTTCTCGTTTTCTCCGACTCATCACGAGTAAAGCATATTAGCATGCCGCTAATGGTAGGTTCTTCTCCAGTTCTCCCGTCTACTTTGGTCCACTACCTTGGTGCTGGGCTTGACTTTCAGCTATCTATGGAAGCCCAAATTTTGGCCACCCGGAAGAAGGCTCTATTTCACCTCAGCCGTATTTCCCGGATGAAGAGATTTCTGTCGAAACCTGCCCTGGCTCAACTACTCCATGCATTCGTTCTCTCTACTCTTGACTGCAACAACTCTCTTCTGGTCGGTTGTCCTGAATCAAAGCTATGTGTGCTTCAAAAGGTTCAAAACTGGGCTGCTCGACTCGCGACTGGCTGCCACAGACGTGACCACATCACTCCGTATCTTAAATCCCTTCATTGGCTTCCCGCCCGCCAACGCATTTATTTCAAGATATCGTTGCTTATGTTTAATTGCCTAAATGGTACTGCACCAAGCTATTTGACTTCCCTTGTCACGCGCTACGAGCCACCCAGTTCTCTTCGTCGTTTGTCCTCCCGTCCTGAGCTTGTTGTACCAAATATCAAATCGAAGAATATCAAACGTTGCTTtcgaaaactgaaatttataTGCTTCCTCTTCCTCAAGTCATCGCCGTGCCTTTGTCCATATTATTTGTAAAAGTGCACGTTAAATatgtattacattattattattattattattattttattttttattttcgaaaatttttttatttaatttcttttggtATCATAGTCCAGTTGCATGACGCGTACACTGTCTAATTTGCGAATGCATCCCACACGCTGCCTCCTAGCGGAACAGCATTACagtaaaatttcctttttatgaTACTGAAAAgtcattgttttttctttctttcaattgggttgttgtttgaaaagttttctactcctttttgtgtttcaattttaaatgtaatgaTGTGTTGACTTTTCAAGTACAGAAGAGTTTTGCTATTAGACGGAATGAATCTAACAACGGCTTGCTTGTCTATTGTCGAAGATAGTAAAGAACGTATTTTCTCTCATCCACTCTAAATTGATGggaattaaaaatgttgttgttaaaaGTAGTTTCCTGAAGAGAATTCCTGCAGGAGTTTTTAACGTTAAGAAAAACGATCTCAACGTGCTGTATCTGACTTGACATGTTCAACGAGACCATTGGCAATTTTGGCAGTATGTATCACTTGGTAACGGAATGGGATCGGAACTATTAACTATTTGTTTACCAAGAAGCTGCCATCCAAAATATTGTGAAACGACCCATCAACAAAACGACTGAGAAATCtgtacttaaattttttttctagctgctgtaccatttattttattagccTACATTCATTTTATACTTTCTTTATAACACATAAGGTTTTAAAAGTGGTTAGGAAGAGCAGAATAACTTCTTCCTTGCGAAAATATGTGAATTCAGGAAATTATCATTTAAGCAAATCACCATTTATCGATGCGGCAAAATTACAGAAATGTAAgcaattttttccaatctggGAATTTCTCCGTCAACTGTTCGAATTCAAATTGTCTTTGAATGTAAACAATTGTAAAGGGCTAATATGCATTTGGAATGTCGAACATATGGAACAGTTATGTGGCGTCATAACTACCCAAAGAAGACTCCATGCAAGGCTAATGTTTCACAATCTGGAGAAACGAGAATAGTCATCGAGTCCCATCCAAAACCCATGTATGTCAAAAGAACAGTTAAAAATTAATGTGCTGTTTTCTGCTCGGGCTAAATATTGGTTTCCGATTTTAAATCGCTCCATTCCTTTTTGACAACGGTAACAATTGAAgctaaaatgttgaaaattaaTGTGTTGTTTTCTGCTCGGGCTAAAATTGGTTTCCGTTTTTCgattgaacagaaaaatgaaataaaaaacttccTTCTAATAATCTTCGCAGTCCAATCTACCAAAATTGTAAGTGGAAGGACTGCGAAGATGGAGTTCAAGGAAACTCAGAAATTTCCAGAAATGTAGCCCTTGAAGTCCTTTCAACTTTGGTAAGTTTGACTgcgaagaaaaaatgaagctGATCAAAGGTCATTTAAAGAAAGTGTTGTTAAACCGGTCTCTATTCTATACTGACAAGCAAATAAATTAAGTAACATCATCCATTATATCATCCATTTTATCCTCTTCCTCgctcattcaaattttttaccaCCTGGTTTGCCTGGAAATGACTAGATCTCTACCTTTGACGGTGTAGACCCTTCTTTATTCAgctcatttaaataaaaaatacaaaaagaagaaatctggCCACGTCGCCCAACTCAAGGAAGGCGATACCTACTCCTCATATCCTGTTTCCTATTTTCAGCTCTGTTCAAGTATATTCACTATGTCTGATGCTTCTTCTAGTGAATTGGGCAAACGACAACGTGATGAACTTGATTTACGTGGTCTCTTTGGTAACCAAAGGGATCAAGCTCTTtccattccaatttttttgccGAGTGTAGTATCCTATCGTTGGCATGAAGAAGCCAGTCATCATCACCACGATGGCAGTTGCACTTCTCGTAGTCAAAAGAGATCTCGGTCTCCTTCTCAAGTCTGTTTCTCGTTCCAAATTGCGATTCCCGCCTCTAAAGCGTGCTCCAGTTGAAACAGACAGAACGTCTGCTAATGTGTacatgaagaagaaatcgggGATAGGTTTGATTCTTAGATGGATGTAGCATGGCATTGAGTCCATACAAGAAGGTCTTACTACTACTTGATTACCCGTCTGAGAAGCCCAAGTTGAAAGATTTGCGGTAGAAAAACCTTTTGAACCTGCAGCAAGAaattaaatatgtttttgagccacttatttatttgttgaattCCATTACGGATTTCAATAATGCTCGTTAGCCTGCCCAAACGGCCACTCGTTTGTtgtgcatattttttttttgtttgctcatATGAATCAGATGCGACGCTTCAACACTATACGCCATGTGGCTCTGAAATTTCCAGCGTGGTGGTTGATCTAATGGTTTTTATTCCCGAGAAAACCGCTATTTCTTTggagaaaaatttattacCGGAATTATTACAGGAAgtggaaatgaatttcaaaatggtaaaaaatgGACGTTGTGGCAGTCATTCTTCTAGCCGTAAGGGTAATTATTCACATATCAAAGGCGATCAAAGAGGTGACGGTCCTTGCACTATCAATAATTCCAGTAATAACCACAGCAAGGGTGGCGCCAACTGGAATGGGGAAAGCAGCAACCAAAGCAGCATAAAGGAAGACAGCAAGGCTTTTACCATAAAAACAAGTAGGAAGGGTGGAGTGATATGGGACGCGGGTCAAATGGgagagagggaggaaaaatagttaatatcatttttaattatcaaaAAATTACCTCAAATGGGAATGAATGTTTTCTAATGAGGACAAAAGTTTGGGTcgttttggttgaaaaaattaggttttattaagaaaaaaaaacggcttttTCTTCGCTAAAAATTTTGCCGCCATTTAGTGTTTCATTCTGAAactacagaaaaattttaaactttaaacatACTGAcatgttcttttttcatttctctatcgattgcaaaaaaatgttaattttctgCACATAATTTTGGGGGCTGTCCATAAACGACGTCACACTTTTTTTAACTACTTTTGACCCCATCGTCACTATTCATCACAAATGTCTGCCCCCTCCCCCTAtaaaatgacgtcacaacagctgACCCCCTCctccgaaaaaaaataaaacaaaaagagcttaaattaagtttaaatttctttgtagttaCAAAGTAATTTgaacttaattttatttgtagacTAGACCATAGAAAATATACAGCTTGTATTAAAAAACTATTCGGTATTGAAGCTTCGAGAAAACTGAAGATTTGAGAAACTAAGTCTGATGAACTTGGTATTTTCCCAAGAGATGACGTTAGTGTCGATTGTGTGACGTCACATTTTTGAAACCCCCCTACTCTCTTCGTCACACTTCGTCACGGTAGCCttaccccctccccctccctaATCGTGTGACGTCATTTATGGACGGAATCACaacagcattttaaaaaagggcaGTTCTGTTGCGTGGGTTGGGACAGCTGATATTTCCAACATGGGAAAGCAGTGGGCGGGGCTTATGAAGGTTAATTTTCATGCCATCACTATTTCTTGGCACCCTTATTAATCGATAATCGATTTGAGGATTTGATTACCTGAAACCAAGCCCCCTCGAATTTTCCCATATCTTAAATAAGCAGTTTCTTTTGCTAtacgaaaacttttttttaaatagctgGATTCAGATGAAACCTTTTCAAACTTATAGAATGATTGAATGCGgatagtttttaattttttaatatttccccTGGTGTTTTAAAAGGCTAAACTGATGCGGTCCCACATCACCCACTCCAGTGTCCCAATTCACACAATGTCATAAGCTCTtcccttaattttttaaaaactttgaaaatcgGTACAGCGTAAACCGTTTCTTCTAAAATTACCCAAAAATTactggaaatataaaaaagcacagaaaatataaaaaaagaaaataaattaaatcggTTGATTAATTTGGAAGTTATAGTCTAAAAATAGCGTCCAAAATaaccccactctcccctacttggatttttcttcaccTGTTTCTGGTGTTTCTTTTGTCGGTGGacgacacatttttatttcattatttctagACGCTTGGTGTTCAGTCAGAGTCTCTACGGACATGCCTCCTTCAAACTCTATTCCGCCCCCCTTGAATTCCTATCAAGTGGTCCCGCCACTAGCGGCGATAGTCTCCACTTATTACAGAAAATGGCGAAAGCATCAAAATCTTACGAAACGATTGTAGCAAAATGCATTCATTAATAATAGGAGGCGAGTAGAGCGGCGAGGAATAGATTCAAAGATTGTAGGTTCGATCCTAGCGAAggcaaaatcttttttaaatgtaattttacctaaatttaattagcttttaaaatattgagaGGAAACCAATTAAGAAAGTTAGCCAAATCTATAAAGACTAATTAGTAAAGCAATAGTTTCCCAAAACGTATTGTTAGAacttagaaattaaaatgggCAGTAAACGGTGGCGGATGACACGTGGTATTGGTACAAACCCACCAGGTGGCAGTGATACTTGATAGGAATTCAAGACGACGCCAAAAGCTTATGAAAGTCTTTAACGTTGAGTCGCACAACCATAAGTAATGGCTCTGGTTCAGTCACGGATGGTAAATGTGTGTCTTAGATAATATAATCAAGTTATGGTATCAAATTCACCCCTTCCTCCCTTCAAGAAAAATGGCCCTCTGAAATTCCA
Encoded proteins:
- the LOC124199459 gene encoding enhancer of polycomb homolog 1-like isoform X2, with protein sequence MSTTKLSFRARALDAAKPMAVFMAHELPDLPDFTIINRAVPQMPTGMEKEEETEHHLQRAIVTGLIIPTPEVFQVDEAGCYSRCYPGEWKVPRNLIHMQPFTMEQDIPDYDMDSDDEKWINSQAGKLDITPLQFEEMMDRLEKNSGQTVVTLNEAKSLLKQDNDYIIAVYDYWLNKRLKMLNPLIPQVKTEKFGGTGSSGNPYIAFRRRTEKMQTRKHRKNDEASYEKMLKLRRDLSRALSLLDMIKKREKFKREVVHFGIEVYEKRYQLSDYSGHVINELTSQVKQQPRPNSAPLSTIQSSNVWANAIPPLTGNLPSIQSNRGRSYKDELLIRKERRNYRKRRHKTSTTRGGLASVGVPAPTASTISASVASSTRGMSCFSDGPSASSEDEVESAVVASHSDADEAESDIEKQGPFTFRRKLHCNYLAPTQVSSPYPCYGPEDGGLADKRFRFCLTSLATPQPRCIGLTRRRMGRGGRVVLDRTYSPLEAAWGSVGDMPSPPTASEDLKEDIRTNWRHFRPSSPAEQQMESNCVEPPSSNAVGSVDVSADDNIDHYQSVDSQTLDSLFFDAGLDGFRVPPIEYSPPCVTNSNFNVIGDSTTPSVGKMDLDWWNYFDSVEPEDAANDTSPQEVNGQKSYTSLHMNGVGSPSTATDSPFWKIPKSATLPNNDCSMVNPCLGDLHTAEDKDQNNQTVVDFLLIDSTFAMEVT
- the LOC124199459 gene encoding enhancer of polycomb homolog 1-like isoform X1 gives rise to the protein MSTTKLSFRARALDAAKPMAVFMAHELPDLPDFTIINRAVPQMPTGMEKEEETEHHLQRAIVTGLIIPTPEVFQVDEAGCYSRCYPGEWKVPRNLIHMQRMYTILTDHIFLIMMLMFTFLTAFTMEQDIPDYDMDSDDEKWINSQAGKLDITPLQFEEMMDRLEKNSGQTVVTLNEAKSLLKQDNDYIIAVYDYWLNKRLKMLNPLIPQVKTEKFGGTGSSGNPYIAFRRRTEKMQTRKHRKNDEASYEKMLKLRRDLSRALSLLDMIKKREKFKREVVHFGIEVYEKRYQLSDYSGHVINELTSQVKQQPRPNSAPLSTIQSSNVWANAIPPLTGNLPSIQSNRGRSYKDELLIRKERRNYRKRRHKTSTTRGGLASVGVPAPTASTISASVASSTRGMSCFSDGPSASSEDEVESAVVASHSDADEAESDIEKQGPFTFRRKLHCNYLAPTQVSSPYPCYGPEDGGLADKRFRFCLTSLATPQPRCIGLTRRRMGRGGRVVLDRTYSPLEAAWGSVGDMPSPPTASEDLKEDIRTNWRHFRPSSPAEQQMESNCVEPPSSNAVGSVDVSADDNIDHYQSVDSQTLDSLFFDAGLDGFRVPPIEYSPPCVTNSNFNVIGDSTTPSVGKMDLDWWNYFDSVEPEDAANDTSPQEVNGQKSYTSLHMNGVGSPSTATDSPFWKIPKSATLPNNDCSMVNPCLGDLHTAEDKDQNNQTVVDFLLIDSTFAMEVT